GGCGGCCATGGCCGTAACGCCAGCAATACAAAGGCTACGCACGAAAGTGTGAGCCTCCTGAAAATCTGGATCGAATCGGTGGGTGTGAGGCCCGGGGGAACGCCCGGTCCCGGGCCGTTAACCGTGCCGGAATTGCCGCGTCCCCGCAAGGGCGGATGCGCCGCGGTGGCCTGGGGACGCCCCCCCTCCCTAGATTCCCGACGACATCCATTTCCCTCAGGGGAGGTCCACCGTGTCGCGTGAGAAGTCGAGTCGCCTCGTGGTGCTCCTGGTCGTCTCCGTCCTGGCGGGGTGTCGAAGCGACGGAGGGGGCGGCGAACCCGCGTCGCCGGCCTCGCCCCGCGCCGCGACCGAGCTCCCGAATCCGTTCCCGGCGATGTCCCGTCCCTGGGGCGAGCTCCCGGGGGGAGCGGAGTGGGGACAGGTGAGCGCCATCGCCGTGGACCGGGACGGCCGCCACCTCTGGGTCGCGGACCGGTGCGGCGCGGCTTCGTGTGTGGGGTCGGACCGAGCGACCGTTTTAAAGCTGGATCCTTCCGGGAGGGTCGTCACGAGCTTTGGCGCGGGGCTCTTCATTCGACCCCACGGCGTATTCGTGGATGGGGACGGAAACATTTGGGTCACGGATCACCGCGACGCCGGCGCCGCGGAGTTGGCGCGCGCGCCGGAAGCGGCGGGGCGTGGCCAGCAGGTCTTCAAGTTCTCGCCGGAAGGGGAAATCCTCCTCGCCCTCGGAATTGCGGGCGAACCCGGGGATCCACCCGCCCGCCTGAACAACCCGACCGACGTGATCGTCGCTTCGGACGGGCATATCTTCGTGTCCGAGGGTCACTCCAACGCAAATCCTCCCGGGCGGATCTCCAAATTCGCTCCCGACGGGACCTTCCTCATGAGTTGGGGAACCTTCGGTGAAGGCCCCGGTGAATTCCGGACCCCGCACGGACTCGCCTTCGACTCACATGGGCGACTCTTCGTCGCGGACCGGGGAAACAATCGCGTCCAGATCTTCGACCAGGCCGGCCGCTTCCTCGAGGAGTGGCGACAGTTCGGCCGGCCGAACGATGTCTTCATCGGCGGGGACGACTCGATGATCGTCATCGACTCGGAATCGAGCGACGAGGCGAATCCCGGCTACATGCGGGGCATCTACATCGGAAGCGCGCGTACGGGAGAGGTCACGGGGTACGTCCCCGCGCATCCGAACGACACGCCTTATGGAACGCATGGCGAGGGCGTGGCCGTGGACGCGGCGGGGAATCTCTACGTGGCGGAGGTCTCGATTCGAGGGATGACGAGGTACTCGCCGCGCTGACGGGGCGTAAGTTTCCGCGTCCGTCGGAGACGAAGGGGAAGACGAAGGGAAAAGGGAAGGGGGGAAGCCTTCGCGGCCTCCCCCCTTTTTCTTTCTTTCTCTCCTGCGATACCGCGAACCTGCCGAGCTTACGAACCGAGCGGCCGCGAGATCGCCGCGATCAGCCCCAGCGAGTCGTCGTGCTCACCCATGATGTAGGTGAGGCCGGTCGAGATTCTGAAGCTCTGAACGAGGAAGTTCACGCCCGCGGAAAACCCCGGGTTCGTGTCGTCGAAGTCGGCTCCGTTGCTCTCCCGGTAGTGCACGATTCCGGCATTTCCGAAGAGGGCGAGTGTCTCGCTCATGTCGTAGGCGATGGAGCCCATCACCGGGATGGTCAGATAGGAGTAGTCGCCTGCCGACACGTACGTAACGTGGGACTGGAGGTTGAGATGTACCATCCCATCGGAGCTGTTCCACAAATTGAAGAGTCCCCCCCCTCCGAACATGACCTCACCGAAGTCGTTGTCCCCCGAGCAATACCCGATGATCGGGGCCACGGCCGCCCTCTCGCCGAGTCGAAAGCCGACGCCCACCGCAGGCATGAAAAAGGCATCCCCGTCGTCGTTGTTCAGCGGCGACACATGGATCCCGCCGCCGACGACGATCTGAGTGGGTGGCACTCCAAGGTGCTGGTAAGCGAACGAAAAGTCACACGCCGAAGCAGCCGCCGGCACCCCCGCCCACAGCCCCATGACTGCCACTGCCACGAACTTCCGTTGCATACGATCCTCCTCCGTGTCGGAAACAGGTTCTTTTTGTACCTCGCCTCAACAAACCGTAAACACGATAACTACATTCATCGAATGTTTCCAGGGAAAGTTTCGACGAAATGCTACCGTTACAAAGGGTCTTCGCGTTTTTTGGGGAAGCGACTTCTGGAATGGAGTGGGTTTCGGGGTTCTTTCGGCACTCCTCCGTGGCACCGAGCTCCCGCACGTCGACCCCCGACGCAGAAGCCAGCGTTGGACAGGCAATCACCATGGCCTCGGCGCGGGAGCTCGCCCTGCGGCAGGGATTACGCGAGCTGTGGGCCGATCACGTGGTCTGGACCCGTGATTACATCATTGCCGCCACGACGGACCACCCGAGCGCGCCGACTGCCGTTGGCCGGCTGATGGAGAATCAGGAAGAGATCGGCGCCGCCATCGTGCCCTTCTACGGCGCCGACGTCGGGAAGGGGCTAACGGCGCTTCTCAAGGATCATATCCGCGTCGCCGGCGAGGTCGTGGCAGCAGCGAAAATGCAGGACCGACAGGCTACAGGCCAACTGGACCGACGACCAAGCGACCTTTGACCGCGTGTTCGATCAGGCGATGATGATGGCGGACGCCCTGACCGACGGCATCATGACTCAGTTTCCCGAAGGAGCTCCATGGGTCTCGCCCAGCGCCTACCGGACGGGTGCCATGAGGTGCTCGAACGGCGTACCGGGCCACATGACATACGGGCGCGACGTGTCACTGTGCGTCGTTGGGTAGCCGGTCAGACCCGAGGCGAACACCATGACATGCGGGCCCGTGTCGACCCAATTCTCGCCAGCCGCCGGGCCGGTGGCGAACGGGTTCTCGTTGCTCGCGTCGGACCCGCCGGCAAGCATGTAACCGAACCCTACGAGACCCGCTGGCGGTGCCTCCTGCGCGATCCACGCGTTGAGCCAGGTAAGACCGTTCGGATCGACGCACATCGGGTCCACGCCCGGCGAGGGACCGTCCGGGATGCAGGTGAATGGGCCCGTGCCCTGCCGCAGGGTTCGCACCTGTCCCGACGCGTCGATTGCGATGATCGTGGCGTCGGCGCCGATCGCTTCCGGGGCGGCGGAAAGAGCGCTCGCGATCATCTCCGCATCCGTCGTGGGTGGCGCAACCGGCCCCGTCGCGGGCGAGGGGGTCAACTCCATCGGGTCCATGTCCATCTCGACCGGTTCGTCCTCCGGCCCCGCGCACCCCAACAGCAGCACCATTGATAAACCTAGCCACCTGCTCATGTCTCCTCCCTGGATCTCGTCCGGTTCCCGTTCGCACAATGACTCCTGGCGTTCAACACCAATTCGGCGCCAAACGCCGTCTGTCAAGTCACGGGTCCCGCGGTTTCTGCCACAACCGCTCCCACTGGCCGCTCGGCGCCCAGCCGGTGTCTCCCGCCGGTCACCCGGCCCGGAAAGAAGTTGGCCCTGGCAGCCGTGAGGCTGCGGGGGTCATCGACCCGGACGCCGAAGCCTATCTGAACGCGGCCAACCTACCGCGCCCGCCCAGCAATGTGGGCCAATGAGCGGTGGCGGTGGAGGGCACCGACGCGAAGCGTTGGTCCTGGGCGGGACCGGACGGGCGAGGCGTTCGAGAAGCTCCATCGGCGTGAGCCAGAGCTCGGTGCGGCCGCGCGGGTCCGGGGCCGGGAGACGGCGGAGGAGCCGAGGGTCGGGTGAGGCGAGGGAGGTGGCTCCGGACGACCGATCCCTTGCAGCCGCTTCAGGTGCCTCCGGTCCCGTTCGGAGAGGATCTTTTCGATGGGGAAGGGGGCGCGAAGTCGCCAGTGGCTCCACCGGTGATTAGACTTGCTCGAAGAAGGCCACCCGGTTCGCGTTTCCCCGTCCCTGGTAGCATCCCTTCTCCGGCGTGATGAAGTGCGCATCCGGATAGGAGGCTTCCGGTCCGGTGATGCCAATGAGGAGGTTCGCGAGCGACCGGACCAGAAGGGGGTACCCCTCGGGAATGGCCTGATGGACCGACTTCTCCCCCGGCTCGAACTCGGTCACGGAGACGACGAAGAACGCCTGGCCACGGCGCCGAAAGGCGCGCGGCCCCTCCCTGGGAAAGCAATTGAGGACGAGGGCCGCGGGGGAGATCCACTCCGATTTCGCTTCCACGTGCGAGGGGGAAGCCACCCGACGCGAAATTCTGGCCGACCTCCTCGCGTGGGCGTATACTGCGCATCCGGTGGGAAGCCTATTTCCGAAGGAGGGTCCCATGGCGTCGAAGCAGCCGGATCGAAGGGAATTCCTAAAGCGCGGGGCGGCGTTGGCGGGCGGCTTGACGGTGGGCGGTGCCGGTGCCCTGACGTTGGGTCGAGTGGGGAGCGCGGGGGGCCAGACACCGGCGCCCGGACAACTCGCGCCCGGACAACTCGCGCCCGGACAACTCGCGCCCGGGCAGCTCGCCGAGCCCCAGGACTGGGAGAGCCCCGAGCTGATCGCCTACGGCGAGCGCTCCCGCTTCGTCAATTCGGTCCGGATCGAGCATGGCGGAAGGCCGTCCCCGGACCAGTTCGGGCTCGTCTTTCACGTCGCCAATCCCCTTCAGGACTCGGTGGGAGTGATCACCCCCTCCTCGCTCCACCACGTCGCCACGACGCGGGGCGCCTACGTACCCGAGATCGACCCCCGCGAGCACCAGCTGATGATCCACGGCCTGGTGGATCGCGAGCTGATCTTCACCATGCAGGACCTGATGCGCCTTCCCTCCGTGACCCGCCTTCACTTCATCGAATGCGCGGGGAATCGGGCGAACTCCCGACACGTGACGGTCCAGGAGACCCACGGGCTGACCAGCTGCGCCGAGTGGACCGGTGTGCCGCTCTCGCTCCTGCTGAACGAGGCGGGCGTGAAGACGGCGGGCACCTGGATCGTGGCGGAAGGCGTCGAGAACGTGCGAGGGGCGTCGAGCATCCCGATGGCGAAGGCGATGGACGACTGTCTCGTCTGTTACGGAATGAATGGGGAGGCGGTTCGTCCCCAGCAGGGCTTCCCCCTCCGGCTGATGGTGCCGGGATTCGAAGGGATCTTCCACGTCAAGTGGCTGAGGCGGATCAAGGTCGTGGACCAGTACTACATGACCTACAACGACTACGGGCACCTTCGCCAAAA
The window above is part of the Gemmatimonadota bacterium genome. Proteins encoded here:
- a CDS encoding peptidyl-alpha-hydroxyglycine alpha-amidating lyase family protein, with product MSREKSSRLVVLLVVSVLAGCRSDGGGGEPASPASPRAATELPNPFPAMSRPWGELPGGAEWGQVSAIAVDRDGRHLWVADRCGAASCVGSDRATVLKLDPSGRVVTSFGAGLFIRPHGVFVDGDGNIWVTDHRDAGAAELARAPEAAGRGQQVFKFSPEGEILLALGIAGEPGDPPARLNNPTDVIVASDGHIFVSEGHSNANPPGRISKFAPDGTFLMSWGTFGEGPGEFRTPHGLAFDSHGRLFVADRGNNRVQIFDQAGRFLEEWRQFGRPNDVFIGGDDSMIVIDSESSDEANPGYMRGIYIGSARTGEVTGYVPAHPNDTPYGTHGEGVAVDAAGNLYVAEVSIRGMTRYSPR
- a CDS encoding molybdopterin-dependent oxidoreductase: MASKQPDRREFLKRGAALAGGLTVGGAGALTLGRVGSAGGQTPAPGQLAPGQLAPGQLAPGQLAEPQDWESPELIAYGERSRFVNSVRIEHGGRPSPDQFGLVFHVANPLQDSVGVITPSSLHHVATTRGAYVPEIDPREHQLMIHGLVDRELIFTMQDLMRLPSVTRLHFIECAGNRANSRHVTVQETHGLTSCAEWTGVPLSLLLNEAGVKTAGTWIVAEGVENVRGASSIPMAKAMDDCLVCYGMNGEAVRPQQGFPLRLMVPGFEGIFHVKWLRRIKVVDQYYMTYNDYGHLRQNPFDAALSYQIGPKSVITHPSGGQQLPDRNFYEIRGLAWSGGGAISRVEVSVDGGRSWSDAQIQGTPQRMAHARFTFPWRWDGNETEIMSRSTDVLGQIQPTRAQGAEIWRSGAIYPNAPDTPTRMVGQDNSIQPWGIERDGSVHNAI